The following coding sequences lie in one Kribbella sp. NBC_00709 genomic window:
- a CDS encoding VOC family protein translates to MAIFRLNHAVLYVRDVEASVAFYRDVLGFGYTESGDTIPGAAFLRAPGSSNDHDLGLFQIGSQAGASGAGRSTVGLYHLAWEVDTLGDLEVLAGKLSDHDALVGASDHGTTKSLYGKDPDGLEFEIVWIIPADLLTDDDRNKTGIARLNLPAEIEKYGREARSGVGISRVLG, encoded by the coding sequence ATGGCGATCTTCCGGTTGAACCACGCGGTCCTCTACGTGCGCGACGTCGAGGCGAGCGTCGCGTTCTACCGAGACGTCCTCGGCTTCGGGTACACCGAGAGCGGCGACACGATCCCGGGCGCGGCGTTCCTCCGGGCGCCGGGGTCGAGCAACGACCACGACCTCGGGCTGTTCCAGATTGGTTCGCAGGCCGGCGCGTCGGGCGCGGGCCGGAGCACGGTCGGGCTCTACCACCTCGCGTGGGAGGTGGACACGCTCGGCGATCTCGAGGTGCTGGCCGGGAAGCTGAGCGACCACGATGCACTCGTCGGCGCGTCGGACCACGGGACGACGAAGTCGCTGTACGGCAAGGACCCCGACGGCCTCGAGTTCGAGATCGTCTGGATCATCCCGGCCGACCTGCTCACCGACGACGACCGCAACAAGACCGGCATCGCGCGGCTGAACCTGCCCGCCGAGATCGAGAAGTACGGCCGCGAGGCCCGCAGCGGCGTAGGAATCTCCCGCGTCCTCGGCTGA
- a CDS encoding GMC family oxidoreductase, translated as MALSEQQRIVLERLAELVVPADEYPSAAGGVVRFVERVLTEDRPDWAGRVGRGLAVAGGGLESVLADRDGAWLVRLIAQGYYAEPAAWGMVNWQTVKVEPVQTSLQVTPRDDLADRYDAVVIGSGAGGGATAQVLAESGRSVLVVELGRYPTTDSLSRDHLRNPRSVAGLPAVTDPDPAGRPRITVVDGVRSQVLPPDGGWGNNAFTVGGGTRVYGAQAWRFVPRDFRMATTYGVPDGSALADWPITYDDLEPYYSLAEQRFGVSGGGADPWHGPRSIPLPMPPMPRTGPAELLSTAAERLGWGILDVPLLINSVDYQGRSGCVRCGQCVGFACPVDAKGGTHNTALPAALATGNCTLVTETAAERLVTSGGRVTGVALVASDGYGGIWRRTVSCNEVVVAAGASETPRLLLNSAHDGEPHGIGNNQDQVGRHLQAHVYAGAVGLFQDEVVDLVGPGASIATCDFRHGNDGIVGGGMLANEFVPTPAATYDYLTGAGLIPPAGAASKQAMRHEVRRMLRVVGPIQEVSSAESRVRVDPSVVDRFGNPVVVTSGSIHPEDVRAHGFMSAKAKAWLEEAGAIRTAVGGVGTLGRASSGQHQAGSCRMGNDPARSVTDPEGRVWGHDNVWIADASVHVTNGGVNPVLTALANSLRIAGHITHS; from the coding sequence GTGGCCCTTTCTGAACAGCAACGGATCGTGCTCGAGCGGCTGGCGGAGCTCGTGGTGCCTGCGGATGAGTATCCGTCGGCAGCGGGTGGAGTGGTGCGGTTTGTCGAGCGGGTGCTGACTGAGGATCGGCCGGACTGGGCTGGTCGGGTGGGCCGGGGCTTGGCGGTTGCCGGGGGTGGGCTTGAGAGTGTTTTGGCTGACAGGGACGGAGCCTGGCTGGTTCGGCTGATCGCGCAGGGGTACTACGCGGAGCCTGCCGCGTGGGGGATGGTCAACTGGCAGACCGTGAAGGTCGAGCCGGTGCAGACCTCGTTGCAGGTGACGCCGCGGGACGACCTTGCGGATCGGTACGACGCCGTCGTGATCGGCTCGGGCGCCGGCGGGGGAGCCACGGCACAGGTGCTGGCGGAGTCGGGGCGGTCGGTGCTCGTCGTGGAGCTCGGGCGCTATCCGACGACCGACTCGTTGAGTCGCGACCATCTGCGGAATCCACGCTCGGTGGCAGGGCTGCCGGCGGTGACGGATCCGGACCCTGCGGGCCGGCCCCGGATCACGGTGGTGGACGGCGTGCGGAGCCAGGTCCTGCCACCTGATGGTGGATGGGGCAACAACGCGTTCACGGTCGGCGGCGGGACCCGCGTGTACGGCGCGCAGGCCTGGCGGTTCGTGCCGCGGGACTTCCGGATGGCGACGACGTACGGCGTACCGGACGGGAGTGCGCTCGCCGACTGGCCGATCACGTACGACGATCTGGAGCCGTACTACTCGCTGGCCGAGCAGCGGTTCGGGGTGAGTGGTGGCGGAGCGGATCCGTGGCACGGCCCGCGGTCGATCCCGTTGCCGATGCCACCGATGCCGCGCACGGGCCCGGCCGAGCTGTTGTCGACGGCCGCAGAGCGGTTGGGCTGGGGCATTCTCGACGTACCGCTGCTGATCAACTCGGTCGACTACCAAGGGCGCTCGGGCTGCGTGCGGTGTGGGCAATGCGTCGGATTCGCCTGTCCGGTCGACGCGAAGGGCGGGACGCACAACACTGCCCTCCCGGCCGCGCTGGCCACCGGCAACTGCACCCTGGTCACCGAGACGGCGGCCGAGCGCCTGGTCACCTCAGGCGGACGGGTCACCGGCGTCGCGCTGGTCGCAAGCGACGGGTACGGCGGGATCTGGCGCCGGACCGTTTCCTGCAACGAGGTCGTGGTTGCCGCGGGCGCATCGGAGACACCGCGGCTGTTGCTGAACAGCGCCCACGACGGTGAGCCGCACGGGATCGGCAACAACCAGGACCAGGTCGGCCGGCATCTGCAGGCGCATGTGTATGCCGGTGCGGTCGGGCTGTTCCAGGACGAGGTGGTCGATCTCGTCGGGCCGGGTGCCTCGATCGCGACCTGCGACTTCCGGCACGGGAACGACGGGATCGTCGGCGGCGGGATGCTCGCGAACGAGTTCGTGCCGACGCCTGCCGCGACGTACGACTACCTGACCGGGGCGGGGCTGATCCCGCCGGCCGGAGCGGCGAGCAAGCAGGCGATGCGGCACGAGGTACGGCGGATGCTGCGCGTGGTCGGGCCGATCCAGGAGGTGTCGTCGGCCGAGTCGCGGGTGCGGGTCGATCCGTCCGTGGTCGACCGGTTCGGCAATCCGGTCGTGGTGACCAGTGGATCGATCCATCCGGAGGACGTTCGCGCCCACGGGTTCATGAGCGCCAAGGCCAAGGCGTGGCTCGAGGAGGCGGGCGCGATCCGGACGGCGGTCGGCGGAGTCGGCACGCTGGGCCGGGCGAGCAGCGGACAGCATCAAGCCGGATCCTGCCGGATGGGCAACGACCCGGCGCGCTCGGTCACCGATCCCGAAGGCCGCGTGTGGGGTCACGACAACGTCTGGATCGCAGACGCCTCCGTCCACGTGACGAACGGCGGCGTCAACCCGGTCCTCACCGCCCTGGCCAACTCCTTGCGGATCGCCGGCCACATCACCCACTCATAG
- a CDS encoding aldo/keto reductase yields the protein MALDDYYLLGRSGLRVSRLALGTMNFGQAGFHAPYGKSEDEARAIFRTYIDAGGNFIDTADFYTAGESERILGRLIAEAGVRERMVLTTKATNSVDAGDPNAGGNSRKHLIRALDESLRRLGTDYVDLFLLHTWDRITPIDEVLRTLDDLARAGKIRYAGLSDVPSWYAARAQTLADAHSLTPMVSLQLPYSLAERTIETEHVPMAQQLGLGITAWSPLASGFLTGKYQRDDAEGVSGEGRLTGDGSPVRTWDDRHWELLKTVEDVADKLGVTMAQVAVNWAATQPGVASAIVGASRPEQLEWSIAALGFELPAELRAALDAASAVPPESVYRMFTPEYQGWLVNAGTKVADKPAGYRPPVLNWR from the coding sequence ATGGCACTTGACGACTATTACCTGCTCGGGCGGTCGGGGCTGCGGGTCAGCCGGCTGGCACTGGGCACGATGAACTTCGGACAGGCGGGTTTCCACGCGCCGTACGGCAAGAGCGAGGACGAGGCGCGGGCGATCTTCCGGACCTATATCGATGCCGGCGGCAACTTTATCGACACCGCCGACTTCTACACCGCGGGCGAGAGCGAGCGGATCCTCGGCCGGCTGATCGCCGAGGCGGGCGTCCGGGAGCGGATGGTGCTCACCACCAAGGCGACCAACAGCGTCGACGCCGGCGATCCCAACGCCGGCGGCAACAGCCGCAAGCATCTGATCCGCGCGCTCGACGAGTCCCTGCGCCGGCTCGGCACCGACTACGTCGACCTGTTCCTGCTGCACACCTGGGACCGCATCACCCCGATCGACGAGGTACTGCGGACTCTCGACGACCTCGCCCGCGCCGGCAAGATCCGGTACGCCGGTCTGTCCGACGTACCGTCCTGGTACGCCGCTCGCGCGCAGACGCTGGCAGACGCGCACTCGCTGACTCCGATGGTCAGCCTGCAGCTGCCGTATTCGCTGGCCGAGCGGACGATCGAGACCGAGCATGTCCCGATGGCACAGCAACTCGGCCTCGGCATCACCGCGTGGAGCCCGCTGGCGAGTGGCTTCCTCACCGGCAAGTACCAGCGCGACGACGCTGAAGGCGTATCCGGCGAAGGCAGACTCACCGGGGACGGCTCGCCCGTACGGACGTGGGACGACCGGCACTGGGAGCTGCTGAAGACCGTCGAGGACGTGGCGGACAAGCTCGGCGTGACGATGGCGCAGGTCGCGGTCAACTGGGCCGCGACCCAGCCCGGCGTCGCGTCCGCGATCGTCGGTGCGAGCCGGCCGGAGCAGCTCGAGTGGAGCATCGCGGCGCTCGGGTTCGAGCTACCGGCCGAGCTACGTGCGGCGCTCGACGCGGCCAGCGCCGTACCGCCGGAATCGGTGTACCGGATGTTCACGCCGGAGTACCAAGGCTGGCTGGTCAACGCCGGAACGAAGGTCGCCGACAAGCCGGCCGGCTACCGGCCGCCGGTGCTCAACTGGAGGTAA
- a CDS encoding TetR/AcrR family transcriptional regulator, whose product MLTAKGAATRERIVAAAAAEIRERGISAVKLDDIGRRSRTGKSQLFHYFPDGKEQLLLAVAEREAERVLEDQEPHLGQLTSWEAWAEWRDVVVEKYRRQGVNCPLGVLITEIGRHTPAAQAVTGQLLAQWQHRLESGIEEMKAAGEIRPDVDPARASAALVAAIQGGVAILMASGSSTQLEYALDLCLDYLQLSTGGR is encoded by the coding sequence GTGCTGACGGCGAAGGGTGCGGCGACGCGCGAGCGGATCGTGGCGGCGGCTGCCGCGGAGATCCGGGAGCGTGGGATCAGTGCGGTGAAGCTGGACGACATCGGGAGGCGCAGCCGGACCGGGAAGAGCCAGCTGTTCCACTACTTCCCCGACGGCAAGGAGCAGTTGCTGCTCGCCGTGGCCGAGCGCGAGGCCGAGCGAGTGCTCGAGGACCAGGAGCCGCACCTCGGGCAGCTGACCAGCTGGGAGGCGTGGGCCGAGTGGCGCGACGTCGTCGTGGAGAAGTACCGGCGGCAGGGGGTGAACTGCCCGCTCGGCGTGCTGATCACCGAGATCGGCCGGCACACCCCGGCCGCCCAGGCGGTGACTGGTCAGCTGCTCGCGCAGTGGCAGCACCGGCTCGAGAGCGGCATCGAGGAGATGAAGGCCGCGGGCGAGATCCGTCCCGACGTGGATCCCGCCCGCGCCTCGGCCGCTCTGGTTGCCGCGATCCAGGGTGGCGTCGCGATCCTGATGGCGTCCGGCTCCTCCACCCAATTGGAGTACGCGCTCGATCTTTGCCTGGATTACCTCCAGTTGAGCACCGGCGGCCGGTAG
- a CDS encoding aldo/keto reductase codes for MDQVRLGATGLRVSRICLGMMSFGTGGAREWHLGPEAAEPIVRRAVDAGVTFFDTADAYSKGTGEELTGQLLRKFFGRREDYVLATKVYYPTGPGPNDRGLSRKHILDGIDASLRRLGTEYVDLYQIHRWDDETPIEETMEALADVVRAGKARYLGASSMFAWQFAKAQRVAAIPFVSMQNHYNLVYREEEREMIPLCVDQGVGVIPYSPLARGLLARTGSTTRSGSDPVAGDLYGANDLEVVEEVHALAADRGVPPAQVALSWLMGARGVTAPIVGATKTQHVDDAVAAVGLMLSADERARLEARYRPHPVMD; via the coding sequence ATGGACCAGGTCCGGCTCGGCGCGACCGGTCTGCGGGTGTCGCGCATCTGCCTCGGCATGATGAGCTTCGGCACCGGCGGGGCACGCGAGTGGCATCTGGGTCCGGAGGCCGCGGAGCCGATCGTCCGGCGCGCGGTCGACGCGGGCGTGACCTTCTTCGACACCGCGGACGCCTACTCGAAGGGCACCGGCGAGGAGCTGACCGGGCAGCTGCTGCGGAAGTTCTTCGGCCGCCGCGAGGACTACGTGCTGGCGACGAAGGTGTACTACCCGACCGGTCCCGGTCCCAATGACCGCGGCCTGTCCCGCAAGCACATCCTGGACGGGATCGACGCATCGCTGCGGCGGCTCGGCACGGAGTACGTCGACCTGTACCAGATCCATCGCTGGGACGACGAGACGCCGATCGAGGAGACGATGGAGGCGCTCGCCGATGTCGTGCGCGCGGGCAAGGCGCGTTACCTGGGCGCGTCGAGCATGTTCGCGTGGCAGTTCGCGAAGGCGCAGCGGGTGGCTGCGATCCCGTTCGTGTCGATGCAGAACCACTACAACCTGGTGTACCGCGAGGAGGAGCGGGAGATGATCCCGCTCTGCGTCGACCAGGGCGTCGGCGTGATCCCGTACAGCCCGCTCGCCCGCGGCCTGCTGGCCCGGACCGGGAGTACGACGAGATCCGGGTCGGACCCGGTCGCCGGAGACCTGTACGGCGCGAACGACCTCGAGGTGGTCGAAGAGGTCCACGCGCTGGCGGCGGACCGCGGCGTACCGCCGGCTCAGGTCGCGCTCTCGTGGTTGATGGGGGCGCGTGGCGTCACTGCTCCGATCGTCGGCGCGACGAAGACGCAGCACGTCGACGATGCGGTGGCCGCGGTCGGTCTGATGCTGAGCGCGGACGAGCGGGCTCGCCTGGAGGCGCGGTACCGTCCGCACCCGGTGATGGACTGA
- a CDS encoding TetR/AcrR family transcriptional regulator: MNQQGRRERKKAELRTRISEVATALFLERGFEAVSVSEVAEAADVARPTVFAHFARKEDLLFDRYPEAEALVVAAINDRPAGTSAVEALSDLLVRLADEQHPLSTIRGSFRRFWEVVAESRALQSRARELLDHLEQAVAAAMAQTAVPDPRLTAALSVAAYRTVHLESVRRIFAGDDPAVVAADHRARIISALGAVDQLFK, encoded by the coding sequence GTGAACCAACAGGGCCGCCGGGAGCGGAAGAAGGCCGAGCTCCGGACCCGGATCTCCGAGGTCGCGACCGCGCTGTTCCTCGAGCGGGGGTTCGAGGCGGTGTCGGTGTCCGAGGTCGCCGAGGCCGCGGATGTCGCGCGGCCGACCGTGTTCGCGCACTTCGCCCGCAAGGAGGACCTGCTCTTCGACCGCTACCCCGAGGCCGAAGCCCTGGTCGTTGCCGCGATCAACGATCGCCCGGCCGGCACCTCCGCGGTCGAGGCGCTGTCGGACCTGCTGGTCAGGCTGGCCGACGAGCAGCACCCGCTGTCCACGATCCGCGGCAGCTTCCGCCGCTTCTGGGAGGTCGTCGCCGAATCGCGAGCCCTGCAGTCCCGCGCCCGCGAGCTCCTCGACCACCTCGAACAGGCCGTGGCCGCCGCGATGGCACAGACCGCCGTACCCGATCCGCGGCTGACCGCCGCTCTGTCGGTCGCCGCCTACCGCACCGTCCACCTGGAGTCGGTACGCCGGATCTTCGCCGGCGACGACCCCGCCGTCGTGGCCGCGGATCACCGCGCACGCATCATCAGCGCGCTCGGCGCCGTCGATCAGCTCTTCAAGTAG
- the cpt gene encoding chloramphenicol phosphotransferase CPT: MTARLIILNGGSSSGKTAIVRALQEVLAEPWLGFSVDDFVDALPAKLEGSPDGILIGPDGEVSVGRAFRELEAAWTAGIVATCRAGGRVLMDDVFLGGAGSQQRWRDAIGDLETVWVGVHCDPEVAAQRELARGDRAPGMAEGQALIVHQGITYDIEVDTSHTESIECARTIADYLKS; encoded by the coding sequence GTGACGGCTCGACTGATCATCCTCAACGGCGGATCCAGCTCCGGGAAGACCGCGATCGTGCGGGCTCTGCAGGAGGTGCTGGCGGAGCCGTGGCTCGGGTTCAGCGTGGACGACTTCGTCGACGCGCTGCCGGCCAAGCTGGAGGGGTCGCCGGACGGGATCCTGATCGGTCCGGACGGCGAGGTGTCGGTCGGGCGCGCGTTCCGCGAGCTCGAAGCGGCCTGGACCGCTGGGATCGTGGCGACGTGCCGGGCCGGAGGCCGGGTCCTCATGGACGACGTCTTCCTCGGCGGCGCGGGCTCGCAGCAGCGCTGGCGGGACGCGATCGGCGACCTCGAGACCGTCTGGGTCGGTGTCCACTGCGACCCGGAGGTCGCGGCGCAACGGGAGCTGGCCCGCGGCGATCGCGCTCCTGGCATGGCCGAAGGGCAAGCGCTCATCGTCCACCAGGGCATCACGTACGACATCGAGGTCGATACCTCGCACACCGAGTCGATCGAGTGTGCGCGGACGATCGCCGACTACTTGAAGAGCTGA
- a CDS encoding MFS transporter, whose protein sequence is MTQHMTPERVLRTYVTLVVVSTGASSMIWGINTLFLLDAGLSIGKTFAANAFFTAGMVLFEVPTGVVADTVGRRTSYLLGTAVLFGSTLLYLLLWRAHAPFVLWAVVSVLLGLGFTFFSGATEAWLVDGLHATGYRGSLDAAFAKGQVAGGIAMMGGSIGGGFLAQVTNLGAPYVVRALLLAATFVVAWRAMRDIGFAPKPRVSVRGEMAGIVRASLRHGLLNPRVRWVMLAGPFTAGVSVYGFYAAQPYLLQLYGHADSYWIAGLSAGIVAGAQIAGGASASYVARIFRDRVLILIGAVAGSAVVIAVIGLVTSFWAALALLMVWGTMFAAMSPVRQAYLNSHIPSAQRATVLSFDNLLGSAGGVVIQPSLGRSADLWGYGQAYLVSAGIQVLAVPFLGLARRTRKSVETEPVEPLALQA, encoded by the coding sequence ATGACACAGCACATGACACCGGAGCGGGTACTGCGGACCTACGTCACGCTGGTCGTGGTGTCGACCGGGGCCTCGTCGATGATCTGGGGCATCAACACGTTGTTCCTGCTCGACGCGGGGCTGAGCATCGGCAAGACGTTCGCCGCCAACGCGTTCTTCACCGCGGGCATGGTGCTGTTCGAGGTCCCGACCGGCGTGGTCGCGGACACGGTCGGCCGGCGTACGTCGTACCTCCTGGGGACGGCCGTCCTGTTCGGATCCACGCTGTTGTACCTGCTGTTGTGGCGGGCGCACGCGCCGTTCGTACTGTGGGCGGTGGTGTCGGTACTGCTTGGGCTCGGGTTCACGTTCTTCAGCGGAGCGACCGAGGCGTGGCTCGTGGACGGGTTGCACGCGACCGGGTATCGCGGGTCGCTCGACGCGGCGTTCGCGAAGGGGCAGGTGGCCGGCGGGATCGCGATGATGGGCGGCTCCATCGGCGGCGGCTTCCTGGCCCAGGTGACGAATCTCGGCGCGCCGTACGTCGTCCGCGCGTTGTTGCTCGCGGCCACCTTCGTGGTGGCGTGGCGGGCGATGCGCGACATCGGGTTCGCGCCGAAGCCGCGGGTGTCGGTCCGGGGCGAGATGGCCGGGATCGTCCGCGCCTCGCTGCGGCACGGGCTGCTGAATCCGCGGGTGCGCTGGGTGATGCTGGCCGGTCCGTTCACGGCCGGCGTCAGCGTGTACGGCTTCTACGCCGCGCAGCCTTATCTGCTGCAGCTGTACGGGCACGCGGATTCGTACTGGATCGCGGGTCTGTCGGCCGGGATCGTGGCCGGTGCGCAGATCGCCGGCGGCGCGTCGGCGTCGTACGTCGCGAGGATCTTCCGCGATCGGGTCCTGATCCTGATCGGAGCGGTCGCCGGCTCCGCGGTCGTGATCGCGGTGATCGGTCTGGTGACGTCGTTCTGGGCGGCGCTGGCCCTGCTGATGGTGTGGGGCACGATGTTCGCCGCGATGTCGCCGGTGCGGCAGGCGTACCTGAACAGCCACATCCCGTCGGCGCAGCGGGCGACGGTGCTGTCGTTCGACAACCTGCTCGGTTCGGCCGGCGGGGTCGTGATCCAGCCGTCGCTCGGACGGTCCGCGGATCTGTGGGGCTACGGGCAGGCGTACCTGGTGTCGGCGGGGATCCAGGTGCTCGCGGTGCCGTTCCTCGGACTGGCCCGCCGGACCCGGAAATCTGTCGAGACCGAGCCGGTCGAGCCTTTAGCCTTGCAGGCGTGA
- a CDS encoding potassium transporter Kup yields the protein MTNQQDVGTAHTPNAHDTIKLAVVVGALGVVFGDIGTSPIYTIQTVFNPDDPHPVPVSNANVFGVVSLIFWSVMIVVTITYILLALRADNDGEGGLMALITMLRRWSRRHPERKGAVVLAGLGLFGASLFFGDSMITPAISVLSAVEGLKLVEPSLGEYVVPITAVIIIMLFAVQRRGTEAVGRVFGPIMIVWFVVIGACGIGGIVQHPGILKALSPTYAIGFLAGHFHIAFFALAAVVLSVTGAEAIYADMGHFGRKPISRGWFVLVLPALVLSYLGQGALVLKDESNLTGPFFLLVPDWARPLLVVLATAATVIASQAVITGAYSVASQAAKLGYLPRLRIAHTSATTVGQIYVPWINWLLLASVLTLVFAFRSSAGLAYAYGMAVTGTITITTTLFLYVAHYRWNIPKWLIGIGAALLLLVDLLFVAANLTKIVHGAWLPLLIALTAFTIMTTWQRGRQVVTAERERAEGSLQEFIDQLGSGGMAVRTVPGTAIFLNRGGVSTPLALRANVEHNQVRHEHVVIVAIETEEVPRVPEDQRVMVNDLGYGDDGITHVTIKFGYMESSDVPSALALLDPAATEGPIDLDNASYFLSKIELRRGDAPTMAGWRKQLFLATSHITADAAEYFGLPRDRTVIIGSHIEV from the coding sequence GTGACGAATCAGCAGGATGTCGGCACGGCGCACACGCCGAACGCCCACGACACCATCAAGCTCGCGGTGGTCGTCGGGGCGCTCGGCGTGGTGTTCGGGGACATCGGGACCAGCCCGATCTACACGATCCAGACCGTGTTCAACCCCGACGACCCGCACCCGGTCCCGGTCAGCAACGCGAACGTGTTCGGCGTGGTCTCGCTGATCTTCTGGTCGGTGATGATCGTCGTCACGATCACCTACATCCTGCTCGCGCTGCGCGCCGACAACGACGGCGAGGGCGGGCTGATGGCGTTGATCACGATGCTGCGCCGGTGGAGCCGCCGGCACCCGGAGCGCAAGGGCGCGGTGGTGCTGGCCGGGCTCGGCCTGTTCGGAGCGTCACTGTTCTTCGGCGACAGCATGATCACCCCGGCCATCTCGGTACTCTCCGCGGTCGAAGGCCTGAAACTCGTCGAGCCGTCGCTGGGCGAGTACGTCGTACCGATCACCGCGGTCATCATCATCATGCTGTTCGCGGTCCAGCGGCGCGGCACCGAGGCGGTCGGCCGGGTGTTCGGACCGATCATGATCGTCTGGTTCGTGGTGATCGGGGCCTGCGGGATCGGCGGGATCGTCCAGCACCCGGGCATCCTGAAGGCGCTGTCACCGACGTACGCGATCGGGTTCCTCGCCGGCCATTTCCACATCGCGTTCTTCGCGCTGGCCGCGGTCGTGCTGTCGGTCACCGGCGCCGAGGCGATCTACGCCGACATGGGGCATTTCGGCCGGAAGCCGATCTCCCGCGGCTGGTTCGTCCTGGTGCTGCCCGCCCTGGTGCTCAGCTACCTGGGCCAGGGCGCGCTGGTGCTGAAGGACGAGTCCAACCTGACCGGCCCGTTCTTCCTGCTGGTCCCCGACTGGGCCCGGCCACTGCTGGTCGTGCTCGCGACCGCGGCGACGGTGATCGCCTCCCAGGCGGTCATCACCGGTGCGTACTCGGTCGCTTCGCAGGCCGCGAAGCTCGGGTACCTGCCACGCCTGCGGATCGCCCACACCTCCGCGACCACAGTCGGGCAGATCTATGTCCCCTGGATCAACTGGCTGCTGCTGGCCTCCGTGCTGACGCTGGTGTTCGCGTTCCGCAGCTCGGCCGGGTTGGCCTACGCGTACGGAATGGCCGTCACCGGCACGATCACGATCACCACGACGCTCTTCCTCTACGTCGCTCACTACCGCTGGAACATCCCGAAGTGGCTGATCGGCATCGGCGCGGCTCTGCTGCTCCTCGTCGATCTCCTGTTCGTCGCGGCCAACCTGACCAAGATCGTGCACGGCGCCTGGCTGCCGCTGCTGATCGCGCTGACCGCGTTCACGATCATGACGACCTGGCAGCGCGGCCGTCAGGTGGTCACGGCCGAGCGGGAACGGGCGGAGGGTTCGCTGCAGGAGTTCATCGACCAGCTCGGCTCCGGCGGCATGGCCGTCCGCACGGTTCCCGGTACGGCGATCTTCCTGAACCGCGGCGGCGTCAGCACACCGCTCGCGCTGCGGGCGAACGTCGAGCACAACCAGGTGCGCCACGAGCACGTGGTGATCGTGGCGATCGAGACCGAGGAGGTCCCGCGCGTCCCCGAGGACCAGCGGGTGATGGTCAACGATCTGGGGTACGGCGACGACGGGATCACGCACGTCACGATCAAGTTCGGGTACATGGAGTCGTCGGACGTCCCCAGCGCCCTGGCCCTGCTGGACCCGGCCGCCACCGAAGGCCCGATCGATCTCGACAACGCGTCGTACTTCCTGTCGAAGATCGAGCTCCGCCGCGGCGACGCCCCCACGATGGCGGGCTGGCGCAAGCAACTGTTCCTGGCCACGTCCCACATCACCGCGGACGCCGCGGAGTACTTCGGGCTCCCACGCGACCGCACCGTCATCATCGGCTCGCACATCGAGGTGTAG
- a CDS encoding helix-turn-helix domain-containing protein, translating to MDADQTYDESHPLRLLSGLVRTVWIQRTGSQPYPQRDLPTGGVELHCPVGGVPRLIGPLTRAHLQVIPARTTIVGVRFMPGAGTTLLGVPADELVDCAVDLWGPAAAAIGSIVADAATPPAALLGVQRYLAHQQLRPDPVVAEMVRRLMPWDRTGIATLADDLALSESQLRRRCLTAVGVSPKALQRTLRFQGYLALAQAGFGGGLADLAAETGYADHAHLTRECVRLTGVTPRELLGDKADRCDCGHDHSASYAPFLAGWYDRFVQARTRLPALASDHGADRT from the coding sequence GTGGACGCTGACCAGACGTACGACGAGAGCCACCCGCTCCGCCTGTTGTCGGGGCTCGTCCGTACGGTCTGGATCCAGCGCACCGGATCACAGCCCTATCCGCAACGCGATCTGCCGACCGGTGGCGTCGAGCTGCATTGCCCGGTGGGCGGCGTACCGCGGTTGATCGGGCCGTTGACCAGGGCGCACCTCCAGGTGATCCCGGCCCGGACGACGATCGTCGGCGTGCGGTTCATGCCGGGCGCGGGTACGACGCTGCTCGGCGTACCGGCTGATGAGCTGGTGGATTGCGCGGTCGATCTGTGGGGGCCTGCCGCAGCCGCGATCGGGTCGATCGTGGCGGACGCGGCGACACCACCGGCAGCGTTGCTCGGAGTACAGCGCTATCTGGCTCATCAGCAGCTCCGGCCGGATCCGGTGGTGGCGGAGATGGTACGGCGGCTGATGCCGTGGGACCGCACCGGGATCGCGACGCTGGCCGACGATCTGGCGTTGTCGGAGAGCCAGCTGCGGCGGCGGTGCCTGACGGCCGTCGGGGTGAGTCCGAAGGCGTTGCAGCGGACGCTGCGGTTCCAGGGGTATCTCGCGTTGGCGCAGGCCGGGTTCGGCGGCGGGCTGGCCGATCTCGCGGCCGAGACCGGGTACGCCGACCATGCACACCTGACCCGCGAGTGCGTCCGGCTGACCGGGGTGACGCCCCGCGAACTGCTCGGCGACAAGGCCGATCGGTGCGACTGCGGTCACGACCACTCCGCGTCGTACGCGCCGTTCCTGGCCGGGTGGTACGACCGTTTCGTTCAAGCGCGGACGCGGCTGCCGGCTCTAGCGTCGGATCATGGAGCTGATCGGACCTGA